The bacterium genome includes a region encoding these proteins:
- a CDS encoding glycyl-radical enzyme activating protein, protein MRLSAGSKGIIFDIKKYSIHDGPGIRTTIFFKGCPLRCWWCQNPESQNSDPDVIVEKSFQREYYTKLAADKFAVGKEVDVSAVMSEIEKDLIFYDESGGGVTFSGGEPLMQPDFLSELLQECRKLDLHTAVDTTGYAAAEIVEKIADMTDIFLYDLKIINNALHEKYTGVPVKLVLDNLSFLAAEGKNVLIRIPVIPGITDTDENISDIIEFLDSLKNLTDIDLLPFNHFGFSKYNRLGIENKMADVEQLKAEDVETLKKHFQTRGFNVSIGG, encoded by the coding sequence ATGCGTTTGAGTGCAGGCAGCAAGGGAATAATTTTCGATATAAAAAAGTACTCTATTCATGACGGGCCGGGCATAAGAACTACAATTTTTTTTAAAGGGTGCCCTTTAAGGTGCTGGTGGTGTCAGAATCCGGAAAGCCAGAATTCTGATCCGGATGTGATTGTTGAGAAAAGCTTCCAGCGTGAGTACTATACAAAATTAGCAGCAGATAAGTTTGCTGTAGGAAAAGAAGTAGATGTAAGTGCTGTTATGAGTGAGATCGAGAAGGATCTTATATTTTACGATGAATCAGGGGGCGGCGTTACTTTCTCAGGCGGTGAGCCGCTGATGCAGCCTGATTTTTTGTCTGAACTTTTACAAGAGTGCAGAAAACTGGATTTGCATACTGCAGTTGATACAACAGGTTATGCTGCTGCTGAAATAGTTGAGAAAATTGCGGATATGACAGATATTTTCCTTTATGACTTGAAAATTATAAATAATGCTCTGCATGAAAAATATACAGGTGTGCCGGTAAAACTGGTGCTTGACAATCTTTCTTTTTTGGCTGCAGAAGGGAAGAATGTCCTGATACGTATTCCGGTTATTCCCGGAATTACTGATACGGATGAGAATATTTCCGATATTATTGAATTTTTGGATTCTTTAAAAAATTTGACAGATATTGACCTTCTGCCGTTTAACCATTTTGGATTCAGCAAGTATAATCGTCTTGGAATTGAGAACAAAATGGCAGATGTAGAGCAGTTAAAAGCGGAAGATGTGGAAACTCTTAAGAAACATTTTCAAACCAGAGGTTTTAATGTCAGCATTGGGGGCTGA
- a CDS encoding fumarylacetoacetate hydrolase family protein has protein sequence MRLCSVSIKGEDLAGIGIDNAVVLVREINRFFDIDLPDTLVELIKKERIEHLRRVTHNLILSDFPGLPLSDISISAPFVNFGNVWQADVNGGLQTENVLHNNPEEALSPGGNVIFSDKMKNVHVAGGIGVVIRRNCENVDEADVQDVILGYTAFLKFTASSNSNSGGRNLYWSFGPCVVTHDEVDFNDSLPVAIFVREKDEFSVRDNMLIPAIRKQVSQLSFKSTLSNGDVVLIPSIGSFKIGRGGRVVCNVKGVGNLEISVA, from the coding sequence ATGCGTTTGTGCAGTGTAAGCATTAAGGGGGAAGATTTAGCAGGAATCGGGATTGATAATGCTGTTGTTCTTGTAAGAGAGATAAACAGGTTTTTTGACATTGATCTTCCTGATACTCTCGTAGAGTTGATCAAAAAAGAGCGCATCGAGCACCTTCGAAGGGTTACGCATAATTTGATACTGAGCGATTTCCCGGGATTACCTTTATCAGATATTTCTATATCAGCTCCCTTTGTAAATTTTGGCAATGTCTGGCAGGCAGATGTAAACGGCGGGCTGCAGACCGAAAATGTGCTGCATAATAATCCTGAAGAGGCTTTATCTCCAGGCGGGAATGTTATCTTCTCTGATAAGATGAAAAATGTACATGTTGCCGGGGGAATAGGAGTTGTAATAAGAAGAAATTGTGAGAATGTAGACGAGGCAGATGTCCAGGATGTTATTTTGGGGTACACAGCTTTTCTCAAATTTACAGCTTCTTCAAATTCCAATTCCGGAGGGCGGAATCTGTACTGGAGCTTCGGGCCCTGTGTTGTTACGCACGATGAAGTTGATTTTAATGATTCCCTGCCGGTTGCTATATTTGTAAGGGAAAAAGATGAATTTTCTGTTAGAGATAATATGCTTATTCCTGCTATAAGAAAACAGGTTTCTCAGCTTTCTTTTAAAAGTACATTATCTAACGGAGATGTTGTATTAATTCCCTCAATAGGAAGTTTTAAAATAGGGAGAGGCGGCAGGGTAGTCTGTAATGTGAAAGGCGTGGGAAATCTCGAGATATCAGTAGCATAA